Proteins co-encoded in one Quercus robur chromosome 8, dhQueRobu3.1, whole genome shotgun sequence genomic window:
- the LOC126695038 gene encoding protein DETOXIFICATION 18-like, with translation MDMLANTNLESKTPLIEAGDHGEEETKKRWWQKVLDVEEAKKQVLFSLPMILTNVFYYLITLVSVMFAGHLGELELAGATLANSWATVTGFAFMVGLSGALETLCGQGFGAKLYRMLGIYLQASCIISFLFSIIISIIWFYTEPILILLHQDTSIAKTASLYMRFLIPGLFAYGFLQNILRFLQTQSVVMPIVVFSLIPLIIHIGIAYALVHWTGLGFTGASLATSISFWLSVIILAMYVVCTKKFNHTWEGFSLDSFHYIFTNLKLALPSAAMVCLEYWAFEILVFLAGLMQNSETTTSLIAMCVNTETVAYMITYGLSAAASTRVSNELGAGNPNQAKSAMAVAIKLSVLLALTVVLALGFGHNIWAGFFSNSNEIIQEFSSMTPLLAISIISDSVQGVLSGVARGCGWQHLVVYVNLATFYCIGVPISGLLGFTLKLQAKGLWIGLICGLSCQAVTLLLVTLRRTWAKLDLSNNNTNGDPVLV, from the exons ATGGATATGTTAGCGAACACAAATTTAGAAAGTAAAACACCTTTGATAGAGGCTGGTGATCATGGTGAAGAAGAAACTAAGAAAAGGTGGTGGCAGAAAGTGTTGGACGTGGAAGAGGCCAAGAAACAAGTCTTGTTTTCCCTACCAATGATTCTTACAAACGTTTTCTATTACTTGATCACCTTGGTATCTGTCATGTTTGCCGGCCACCTTGGTGAGCTTGAGCTTGCTGGAGCCACTCTTGCAAACTCTTGGGCAACTGTCACCGGCTTTGCTTTCATG GTTGGTTTAAGTGGAGCACTTGAGACACTATGTGGGCAAGGGTTTGGTGCAAAATTATATAGAATGTTGGGGATCTATCTACAAGCCTCTTGTATCATATCCTTCCTATTCTCTATCATTATATCCATCATCTGGTTCTATACAGAGCCAATACTGATCTTACTTCATCAAGATACTAGCATCGCAAAGACCGCCTCTCTCTATATGAGATTTCTCATTCCTGGACTATTTGCATATGGCTTTCTGCAGAACATCTTGAGATTTCTCCAGACACAATCTGTGGTTATGCCCATTGTTGTATTCTCGTTGATACCATTGATTATTCATATAGGCATTGCATATGCTTTAGTGCATTGGACAGGTCTTGGTTTCACAGGAGCTTCTTTAGCAACTTCAATTTCATTTTGGCTGTCAGTCATTATATTGGCCATGTATGTAGTctgcacaaaaaaatttaaccacACATGGGAAGGATTTTCATTGGATTCATTCCATTACATTTTTACCAATTTAAAACTAGCCCTGCCCTCTGCAGCAATGGTATG TTTGGAGTACTGGGCTTTCGAGATTCTGGTTTTCTTAGCAGGACTAATGCAAAACTCAGAAACAACTACATCTCTGATTGCAATGTG TGTGAACACAGAAACTGTCGCCTACATGATCACATATGGTCTCAGTGCTGCTGCAAG TACGAGGGTGTCAAATGAGTTGGGAGCAGGCAATCCAAACCAAGCTAAGAGTGCCATGGCAGTTGCTATCAAGCTCTCTGTCCTTCTAGCACTCACAGTTGTTTTGGCTCTTGGCTTTGGTCATAACATCTGGGCTGGATTCTTCAGTAACAGCAATGAAATCATACAAGAATTTTCTTCAATGACACCTCTACTTGCAATTTCAATAATTTCTGATTCTGTTCAAGGTGTCTTATCAG GGGTGGCCAGAGGATGTGGTTGGCAGCACTTGGTTGTGTATGTTAACTTGGCAACTTTCTACTGCATTGGAGTACCAATTTCAGGACTCCTTGGTTTTACTTTGAAACTACAGGCTAAG GGTTTGTGGATTGGCTTAATCTGCGGTCTATCCTGCCAAGCTGTCACCCTCTTGTTGGTGACACTGCGAAGAACATGGGCTAAACTGGATCTCTCCAATAACAACACAAACGGAGATCCAGTTTTAGTTTAG